The following nucleotide sequence is from Streptomyces leeuwenhoekii.
TCCGCCGCTTGGAACGCGGGGGCCACCTGGGCGTTGGCACGTGCGGCGGCGACTTCGGCGGCCTCGGCCGCCTTGAGGGCTTCCGCCGCTCGGGCCTCGGCCTTGGTGACCTCTTCCTGCCCCATCTCCAGTGCGGCCCGGGCCACGTCGCCGGCGAAGTCGGCGTTCACGTCGGTGCCGGTGAACGGGGCGGTGAGGCTGATGGCGGAGTTCGCCGGGTCGGCGATGCCCGCTGCGGTGGTACGGGCCGACGCGGCGGCCTGCACCGCGACGGTGGACTGCAGGCGGGCCATCGCCGCCTCCCGCGTGGCGCCCTCGGCCTCCTCCCGGGTGCGATTGGCCGCCTGGAGGGCCTGGTTGGCATGGACCGCAGCCAGCCCCGCCAGTCGGGACGCCTCATGGGCGGCGATACCAGCACGGGCCTCCTGTGCGGTGGCCTCGGCCGCCTCTGCGTTGGCCCGCTGCGCTGCGGCGCGTGTGTTTGCGGCCTCGGCCTCTGCCTTGTTCGCCGCCGCGTTGGCCGCGAAGGCGGCGGCCTCCGCGTTGTTGGCTGCGGCGTTGGCCCGTGCGGCGTGCGCGGTCGCCTCGGTGGCGGCCGCCCGCGACCGCGCGGCCGCTCCGGCCGCCTCGATGGCGGCCGCCCGCGAATGCACCGCTGCGGCAGAGGACTGCTCGGCCGCGCTGCGGGCGGCACCGGCCGCAACCCCGGCTGCGTTCGCGGCGCTACGTGCTTCGGTGGCCGCCATACGTGCGGCCTCGGCGTGCTCGGTGCCCTTCGCCTTGGCGGCCAGCGCCTCCGTCGCCCGCGCCCGGGCCTCTTCCGCGTTGTGGAAGCGTTCGGCTTCCACCGCCTTGTTCCGGGCGTTGCGGGCCTTCGTCTCCTCACCTCGGGCCAGCTCGTCGGCCTTGGCGGCGACGCCCTCCTGGGCCTGAGCGGTGGCCCGCTTCTCTGCCGCCACGGCCGCAGCTGCCTGGGCATCGGCCCGCTTGGCGGACGCGGCCCGCGTCTCCGCCTCGGCCCGGGCACGGGCCTGTGCGGCGGCGTCCCTCTCCCGCTCGGCCCGCTCCCGCGCGGCTGCCGCGAGGTCACGCTCGCGTTCGGCGATCGTCCGCTGCTCCGCCGCGATTGTGGCTTGACGCTGAGCCTCCACCCGTGCGTCGCGAGCCTTCTTGGCGTGCGCCCAGGCCTGCTTCTCGGCCTGCTCGGCCTCGATGCGCGCCTGGCGTGCCTTCGCCGCCGCATCCGCCGCGATCTTCGCCTGCTGGGCTGCCGCCTCGGCAAGCCGGGCTGCCGCCCTAGCGTGCTCCTCGGCGTTCGCCCGCCACTTCGCGGCCTGCTGCGCGTGCAGTTCTGCCCGGTTGGCGGCGTTCAGCCCGGCCGCGTCGGCAGCGGACGCGTCCACCGCGTGCTGCGCGGTCGCCGCTGCCTTGGCCGCCCCATCCGCCGCGGCCGCAAGGCCCGACGCGACCTGCGACTACTGGGCCCCTTGGCTCCGCTCACCGTGGCAGAAGTCCGGCGGCTGCCGGCGCCCCGCCTCGCCGGGCACCGCCGAGATGGCCGATCGCTTCGCGCGCACCTGCTTAGTTGGTCACGCTGGCGCCGCAGACACCAGATCGACACCTGCCGCTGCCACTACCGGCGACGACTCCGCCCGTCGGAGGGGCGGTCGGACAAGACCGCCCCTGGCACACCACCAGCCCACTACACTCCAGCCGATGCCTCTGACCGGGCCAGATAGCGAAACACTGCTGGAGTATTAGCGCCCGCCCGTGCCGCGCGCGTACAGCACCGCTCCGTCCACCGTGCCCGCCCGTACGTATCCCGCGTCCAGCAGCCGGCGCAGTCCCGGCACGTGCCGCGGTCCGTACGGCTTGCCCCGTGAGTCGTCGACGACCAGGGCCGGCGGGTGGGTGGCCATCTCCTCGCGGAAGACCTCCCAGGCCCCCTCCACGGCGTACGTCTCCCCCACCCGGGAGCCGTCCCGGCCGCCGCTGTAGTTGGTGAGCAGGCCGGCGGTGAGGTAGCGGGTGGCGGGAGCGCGGCCGGCGAGCCAGTACGTCTCGGGGTGCATGCCCCAGACCAGGACGCGGTCGCCGGGACCGGTGCGGCCCGCGACGGTGCCGGCCAGGCGCCGGGCGTGGTCCAGCTCGGTACGGGGCGCGAGCAGGCCCCAGGCCAGGAACAGGACACAGCAGCAGGCCGAGGTGCGCAACGCGGCCGTTCGCCGGTGCGCCGGCCGGCCGTGCAGGGCGGAGGCGGCCAGCAGGGCCAGCGGTGGCAGGAGTTGCAGGTAGTAGTGGCCGAAGAAGTGGAATCCCACGGCGACCGCCCCGCCCGAGGCGGCGAGCCACAGCCACAGGTCCGCCGTGGTGCCGGTCCCGCGGCCCGGCCCGCCCGCCCCCTCGCGGCCGGCGCGCAGCGCCCTGGCGACCGGCGGGATCAGTCCCGCGCAGGCGACCGCCACGAGGGCGGCGTTGGCCAGCCCCCGGCCCAGTGCGTGCGCCCCGGAGCCGTCGAGCGAGGCGTACGTCCCCGATCCGGTCACCGTCCAGAAGAGGAATCCGCCGGGGTCGGTGACCAGGGCCGCGCCCAGCACCGGGGCCGCCGCCCCGGCGGCCGGCCGCAGCAGCCCACCCCGCCCGCCGCCGCGCACACCGCACAGCCACAGCACCGGAAGCAGGACCGCCCCGCCGGTCTGCTTGGCGAGGAAGGCGCAGCCCGCGGCGAGACCGGCCGTGCCCCAGCGGCGGCGGTCGGCGCACCACAGCGCGGCCGCCGTGCACGGCAGTATGAACAGCTCGAACCCGGCGGCCTGGGCGTCCTCGGGGTTGAGGCCGACCGAGACCAGGAGATACAGCGCCCCGGCCGTGCGGCCCGCCGCGTCGCCCCAGCGGCGGCGGGCCAGCGAGGCGAGGGCCAGCGCGGTGGCGAGCTGGGCGAGGACCGCGAGGACCCGTACCGGCGTCAGCGACTCGGACCCGGCGACGGCGAACGCGCCCTGGTACAGCCACGGTACGAGCGGCGGTTTGCGGTCGACGACCGTCTCGTACAGCTCGCCGCCCTGTGCCAGCAGGCGCGCCTGGACGGCGAGATAGCCCTCGTCGGGGTTCCACAGGGGGCGGGTGAAGGACGGGACCCGGGTGACGCAGGCCAGCAGGGCGAGCAGGGGCAGCAGCCGGGTCCAGTACCCGGCACGGACCCGCCGGCCGGACACGGAGGGTGAGGGGGCGAGTGGCTGGGCGTGCATGGCCGCACGCTACCCGGCCGCCCAGTCACCCCCTAAGGGGACATACGGGGACGGTCGATCGGTCCGCGACGATCACTTGGTGTCACCGTTCGAAGGTCGGAACACCTCGTCGGGCCGGGTCTCCTCCTCCCGGCCGAGGCGGCTGTGGGAGCGGCCGTAGAGGAAGTACACGACGATGCCGATCGCCATCCAGACGGCGAACCGGACCCAGGTCTCGGCGGGCAGGTTGAGCATCAGCCACAGCGAGGCGCCCACCGACACGATCGGGAGGACCGGCACCCAGGGGGTGCGGAAGGCCCGGTGCAGGTCGGGGCGGGAGCGGCGGAGGATGAGCACGCTGATCGCCACGATCACGAAGGCGAAGAGCGTGCCGATGTTCACCAGCTCGGCGAGTTCGCTCAGGCTGGTGAAGCCCGCGACGATCGCGATGATCACGCCGAGCAGGATGGTCGGCCGGTGCGGGGTGCGGAACCGGGGGTGGACCCGGGAGAAGAAGCGGGGCAGCAGCCCGTCGCGGCTCATGGCGAAGAAGACCCGGGTCTGCCCGAGCAGCAGGATCATGCAGACGGTGGTCAGGCCGACCGCGGCGCCGAAACTGATCACGCCCGCGAAGAAGGGGTGCCCGGTGGCCTTGAACGCGTCGGCGAGCGGGGCGTCCACCGACAGCTCGCTGTAGTGCTGCATGCCGGTGACGACGACCGACACGGCGACGTACAGGGCGGTGCAGATGAACAGGGAGCCGAGGATGCCGCGGGGCATGTCCCGCTGCGGGTTCTTCGTCTCCTCGGCGGCCGTGGCGACGATGTCGAAACCGATGAAGGCGAAGAAGACGACGGAGGCGGCGGTGAAGATGCCCATCACGCCGAAGTTGGCCGGGGCCCAGCCGAACATGAGCTGGATCAGGGGGGAGTGCAGGCCGTCGCCCGCCTCCACCGGCCGCTCCTTCGGGATGAAGGGGTCGTAGTTGGTCCCCTTGACGAAGAAGGCGCCCGCGATGATCACGACGAGGACGACCGCCACCTTGATGGCGACGACGATCGAGGTGACCCGGGCGGAGAGCTTCATGCCGAGGACGAGGATGGCGGTCAGCGCCAGCACCAGGGCGGCGGCGAGGATGTCGAAACCGAAACCTTCGGCGCCGTCCCGGCCGCCGAGGGCCTCGGGCATCTGCCAGCCCGCGTTGTCCAGCAGGGACCGGATGTAGCCGGACCAGCCGACGGCGACCACCGCCGTGCCCAGCGCGAACTCCAGCACAAGGTCCCAGCCGATGATCCAGGCGGGCAGCTCGCCCAGCGAGGCGTAGGAGAAGGTGTACGCGGAGCCGGCCACCGGGACGGTGGAGGCGAACTCGGCGTAGCACAGGGCGGCCAGCGCGCAGACGACACCGGCCACCACGAAGGCCAGGGCGACGGCCGGCCCGGCGTTGTTCTTGGCGACGGTACCGGTCAGGACGAAGATGCCGGTGCCGATGATGACACCGACGCCGAAGACGGTCAGGTCGAGCGCGGACAGGGATTTCTTGAGCGCGTGCTCTGGCTCCTCGGTATCGAGGATGGACTGCTCGATTCTCTTCGTCCGGAAGAGACTGCTGCTCATGGAGTGCCTCCCACGCTTGCCGTCCTCGACATGCTCGACATGACCGAGAGGGGGTTTGCTACCTATGCCCCAGCATGGGATGAATCACGCGGATGGGCCGGTCCCGCCACTGCAACGAGTGGTGGAACCGGCCCATCCGGCGGCGGGCGGGGTGCCCGTCAGTCGCGCGCGGCCTCCACTTCGGCCCCCGCGCGGTCGTACCGGCCGTCGAGCTTGGCGACCAGACCGGTGACCTGGCGGGCGATGTCGGGAGCGGTCAGCCCGATCTCGGCGAGGACCTCCGCGCGGGAGGCGTGGTCGAGGAAGCGCGGCGGGATGCCGAAGTCGCGCAACGGGACGTCGACGCCGGCGTCGCGCAGGGCCTGGGCGATCGCCGAGCCGACACCGCCGACGCGGGAGTTGTCCTCGACGGTGACGACGACCCGGTGGCGCTCGGCGAGCGGGGCCATGGCCTCGTCGACGGGCTTGACCCAGCGCGGGTCGACGACGGTGGTGGAGATGCCCTGCCGGTTCAGCAGGTCCGCCACCTCCAGGCACATCGGGGCCAGCGCGCCGATGGAGACCAGCAGGACGTCCGGGGTGTCGGTGCCGGGCTCGCGCAGCACGTCCATGCCGCCCACCCGGCCGACGGCGGGAACGGCGGGTCCGACGGCGCCCTTGGAGAAGCGGACCACGGTGGGCGCGTCCGCCACCGCGACGGCCTCGCGGAGCTGGGCGCGGACCTGGTTGGCGTCGCGCGGGGCGGCGAGCCTGAGGCCGGGGACGACCTGGAGGATCGACATGTCCCACATGCCGTTGTGGGAGGCGCCGTCGGTGCCGGTGATGCCGGCCCGGTCCAGCACGAAGGTGACACCGCACTTGTGCAGGGCCACGTCCATCAGCACCTGGTCGAAGGCGCGGTTGAGGAAGGTGGCGTACACGGCGAAGACGGGGTGCACACCGGCGTGGGCCAGGCCCGCCGCGGAGACGGCGCCGTGCTGCTCGGCGATGCCGACGTCGTAGACCCGCTCCGGGAAGCGCTTGGCGAACTTGTCCAGGCCGACCGGCTGGAGCATGGCGGCGGTGATCGCGACGATGTCCTCGCGCTCCTCGCCCAGCTTGACCATCTCGTCGCCGAAGACGCTCGTCCAGTCGGCGCCGGAGCTGGCGATCGGCAGGCCCGTGTCGGGGTGGATCTTGCCGACGGCGTGGAAGCGGTCGGCCTCGTCCGCGAGGGCGGGCTGGTACCCGCGGCCCTTCTCGGTGAGGCAGTGCACGATCACGGGGCCGCCGAAGCGCTTGGCGCGGGTGAGGGCGGACTCCAGGGCCTCGATGTCGTGGCCGTCGATCGGGCCGACGTACTTCAGGCCCAGGTCCTCGAACAGGCCCTGCGGGGCGATGAAGTCCTTCAGACCCTTCTTGGCGCCGTGCAGGGTCCCGTACAGCGGCTTGCCGACGACCGGGGTGCGCTCCAGGACCTCCTTGGTGCGGGCCAGGAAACGCTCGTAGCCGTCGGTGGTGCGCAGGGTCGCCAGGTGGTTGGCCAGGCCGCCGATGGTGGGAGCGTAGGAGCGCTCGTTGTCGTTGACGACGATGACGAGCGGGCGGTCCTTGGCGTCGGCGATGTTGTTCAGCGCCTCCCAGGCCATGCCGCCGGTCAGCGCGCCGTCGCCGATGACGGCCACCACGTGGCTGTCGCGTTCGAGGAGCTGGTTGGCCTTGGCGATGCCGTCGGCCCAGCCGAGGACGGTGGAGGCGTGGCTGTTCTCGATGACGTCGTGCTCGGACTCGGCCTGCGAGGGGTAGCCGGACAGGCCGCCCTTCATCTTCAGCCGGGAGAAGTCCTGGCGGCCGGTGAGCAGCTTGTGCACATAGGACTGGTGGCCGGTGTCCCAGAGCACCTTGTCCTTCGGCGACTCGAAGACGCGGTGCAGGGCGATGGTGAGCTCCACCACACCGAGATTGGGGCCGAGGTGGCCGCCGGTCTTGGAGACCGCGTCGACGAGGAAGGTCCGGATCTCCCCGGCCAGCCGGTCCAGCTCCTCCAGGCTGAGCCGGTCCAGATCGCGCGGTCCCCTGATGCGGGTCAGCAGCGGCACCCGTGCCTCCTTGCAGTAGAGCTGTTCGAGCTGTTGCCGGGCTTGACGAGTCTAATGTTCCGCCCTGGCGGGCGGTGTCCGGGCGGTGCATCGTAGGTCACGCGTACGGCTGTACCCGCCCACGGCCCGGATCACGTACGGCGGCACGGCTGTGCCCGGCACCGCGTCGGTGCCGGGCACAGGTCCGTGGAGCGTCGCGACGCTGGGGCCTCTCGTTCGGATCATGCCGGGCTCGCGGGGTCTGGCACCATGCCTGGCCGCGTTGTCGTCGGTTGCCATGGCTCCGCCATGGCGCCCTCCTCCGCCTTGCGATGCACGGCACCAGACCCCGCTCCCTGATGCGGCCTGATCCGAACGGAAGACCCTAGGCGCGCCCGGCCGTCTTCTGGGTCTTGCGGGTGACCGAGTCGATGACCACGGTGGTGAGGAGCACACCCGCGGTGATCATGTACTTCACCGGCTCGGCGATGGACTCGAGCTGGAGGCCGTACTGGATCGAGACGATCACCAGGACACCCAGCAGGGCGTTCCAGGTGCGGCCCCGGCCGCCGAAGAGGCTGGTGCCGCCGATGACGGCCGCGGCGATCGCGTTCATCAGCAGGTCACCGGTACCGGCGCTCTGGTTGGCCGAGGCGATCTTCGAGGCCAGGAAGAGGCCACCGATGGCGGCGAAACCGCCGGAGATCGCGAAGACCGAGATCCGGATCGCGGTGACGTTGATGCCGGCGCGGCGGGACGCCTCCACGCTGCCGCCGAGCGCGAAGACCTTGCGCCCGTAGGAGGTGCGGCGCAGCAGGAAGTCCGTGCCGACAAGGAACACCAGGAAGATCACCGTGGCCAGCGGCAAGCCCTTGTACTG
It contains:
- a CDS encoding ArnT family glycosyltransferase, with amino-acid sequence MHAQPLAPSPSVSGRRVRAGYWTRLLPLLALLACVTRVPSFTRPLWNPDEGYLAVQARLLAQGGELYETVVDRKPPLVPWLYQGAFAVAGSESLTPVRVLAVLAQLATALALASLARRRWGDAAGRTAGALYLLVSVGLNPEDAQAAGFELFILPCTAAALWCADRRRWGTAGLAAGCAFLAKQTGGAVLLPVLWLCGVRGGGRGGLLRPAAGAAAPVLGAALVTDPGGFLFWTVTGSGTYASLDGSGAHALGRGLANAALVAVACAGLIPPVARALRAGREGAGGPGRGTGTTADLWLWLAASGGAVAVGFHFFGHYYLQLLPPLALLAASALHGRPAHRRTAALRTSACCCVLFLAWGLLAPRTELDHARRLAGTVAGRTGPGDRVLVWGMHPETYWLAGRAPATRYLTAGLLTNYSGGRDGSRVGETYAVEGAWEVFREEMATHPPALVVDDSRGKPYGPRHVPGLRRLLDAGYVRAGTVDGAVLYARGTGGR
- a CDS encoding amino acid permease, which encodes MSSSLFRTKRIEQSILDTEEPEHALKKSLSALDLTVFGVGVIIGTGIFVLTGTVAKNNAGPAVALAFVVAGVVCALAALCYAEFASTVPVAGSAYTFSYASLGELPAWIIGWDLVLEFALGTAVVAVGWSGYIRSLLDNAGWQMPEALGGRDGAEGFGFDILAAALVLALTAILVLGMKLSARVTSIVVAIKVAVVLVVIIAGAFFVKGTNYDPFIPKERPVEAGDGLHSPLIQLMFGWAPANFGVMGIFTAASVVFFAFIGFDIVATAAEETKNPQRDMPRGILGSLFICTALYVAVSVVVTGMQHYSELSVDAPLADAFKATGHPFFAGVISFGAAVGLTTVCMILLLGQTRVFFAMSRDGLLPRFFSRVHPRFRTPHRPTILLGVIIAIVAGFTSLSELAELVNIGTLFAFVIVAISVLILRRSRPDLHRAFRTPWVPVLPIVSVGASLWLMLNLPAETWVRFAVWMAIGIVVYFLYGRSHSRLGREEETRPDEVFRPSNGDTK
- the dxs gene encoding 1-deoxy-D-xylulose-5-phosphate synthase gives rise to the protein MPLLTRIRGPRDLDRLSLEELDRLAGEIRTFLVDAVSKTGGHLGPNLGVVELTIALHRVFESPKDKVLWDTGHQSYVHKLLTGRQDFSRLKMKGGLSGYPSQAESEHDVIENSHASTVLGWADGIAKANQLLERDSHVVAVIGDGALTGGMAWEALNNIADAKDRPLVIVVNDNERSYAPTIGGLANHLATLRTTDGYERFLARTKEVLERTPVVGKPLYGTLHGAKKGLKDFIAPQGLFEDLGLKYVGPIDGHDIEALESALTRAKRFGGPVIVHCLTEKGRGYQPALADEADRFHAVGKIHPDTGLPIASSGADWTSVFGDEMVKLGEEREDIVAITAAMLQPVGLDKFAKRFPERVYDVGIAEQHGAVSAAGLAHAGVHPVFAVYATFLNRAFDQVLMDVALHKCGVTFVLDRAGITGTDGASHNGMWDMSILQVVPGLRLAAPRDANQVRAQLREAVAVADAPTVVRFSKGAVGPAVPAVGRVGGMDVLREPGTDTPDVLLVSIGALAPMCLEVADLLNRQGISTTVVDPRWVKPVDEAMAPLAERHRVVVTVEDNSRVGGVGSAIAQALRDAGVDVPLRDFGIPPRFLDHASRAEVLAEIGLTAPDIARQVTGLVAKLDGRYDRAGAEVEAARD